CTCCGGCAGTACAGACGGTCTCCTCGTACCTGGTGCTTGGATTCGGATACGTCTTTACGGTGACGACGATGCGTCTACGCTCGCCCATAGCGAAGATGCCTAACTTCATAGCCCGGCAGAAGAGGAACGATCGATTCCGCGATGATGCTTCTGTGACAGGATGCAGGGTCCTCTTCGAAGCATACGAGACAGACTCGGCTGTCGGCAGCCAGCGATCTCAGTTGCTCCAGTGCATCCGGCCGATCCTTGAGACTCCGTTTGAACTCTACGGCGAATTCCTCGAATGCCCAGCCAGATTTGAGCCTCTCCCTCTGCGGTTTCGGATTGCCGAGGGCGCGAAGGTGTACGTACTCAATTCCGTTCGCCCGCAGTAACTCAGCGAGCCGGGACTTTGAGAAGCCTCTCTTTCTACTGATTGGCATCTCACGCACGTCTACCACCACTTGAATGCGCTGAACCCTGAGCCGTTCGACCCATTGCTCAACGGTGAATCCCTCATATCCGATCGTGCATAGTGGCGTCATATGATCCACCCCCAGCTGTATCTGCGGCGTCAATGGGAAGCGACCAGCGCTCAGGGCAAGAGTACCAGAAAGGTTCGTGGTTTGGACTATGCGAGTATGCGGTGATTGGCCTGCAGCGACAACGTCGACGTGCCGCTGGAGCAGCCCTGGCAACGACTGACTTGAGGGCGGTCGGGGCTCCTTTAAGTCATCATTGAGAGCGCCAAAATGAATCAAAACCCCAGCTCAGAGGCCCGATCGATGGTTTTCGAGACCGCCGCATTCAACCACTCTGCCACCTCTCCGCGGTGACACACCCTCGCGCGTGCGAGAGCGGCGACTTCGCAGTATAGCGAGGAGGTGCGGGTGGGGCAATCAAAACCGCTGCTGACTCACCACCATCTCCAGTCGCGGCGAGATGGCTGGGACAGAAACTGATCATTTCATAAGTGCCCAGCCTGTTAGCTAGCGGTGCCGCCCCCAGACAGTCAAGCCCAGAAACACGGTCCAGCAGATTCCGATAATGACGTATACAGCAATGATTGCTCTTCTGCGACGACCTTCTGCCTTTGGAAAATGTCCCCTCACAAGCCAAGGAGAAGATATCGCGATCAGCGGCCCTACTGAGAGAAGTACCCACTCGCCGGTAGTCACCTTGGTTCCCTACTATCATTGATTTCGTGCGAAGACCGCTTCTGGGGCCGGACACCGAGACTCGTCTCCATCACGACGCCGACCACCCTTCAGTTCGCACCCACACACCGTCGAAGGGCTTCTCGGCCGCAGCGGCAGCAGCAACTGGCATGACAAACGCCGCGATGAGATCGACGGCCTCTGCAAGACTAGGCGGCGTAGCATCAGCTGTGAGACCGACCTTCTTCACGAACACCGCCCACTGGGCCTGCACCTCCGACCGACCGGTGCATTCAATCCCCAGCTCCTCCGGCCGAGTCGTAGGCAACGCGGTCCCACGTTGC
This is a stretch of genomic DNA from Coriobacteriia bacterium. It encodes these proteins:
- a CDS encoding DUF488 domain-containing protein produces the protein MTPLCTIGYEGFTVEQWVERLRVQRIQVVVDVREMPISRKRGFSKSRLAELLRANGIEYVHLRALGNPKPQRERLKSGWAFEEFAVEFKRSLKDRPDALEQLRSLAADSRVCLVCFEEDPASCHRSIIAESIVPLLPGYEVRHLRYGRA